From one Magnolia sinica isolate HGM2019 chromosome 18, MsV1, whole genome shotgun sequence genomic stretch:
- the LOC131232931 gene encoding uncharacterized protein LOC131232931 isoform X1 produces the protein MAKFNVTHKHKRTQVAERKRVIHGDPTTGKLKNKSQPLSISGKRKRKLFKKWRREQKEALQKGLVTMQDVEMAVADDIHYGESGTSSEGTNNKTPMKFPMKKGGKIKIKKLKRKGKSSRKASKATTDTPADAADAMVE, from the exons ATGGCGAAATTCAACGTGACACACAAACATAAGCGAACTCAGGTCGCTGAGCGGAAGCGAGTGATTCATGGCGACCCCACCACTGGAAAGCTCAAGAACAAGTCCCAGCCTCTCTCCATCTCTGGCAAACGGAAGAGGAAGCTCTTCAAGAAATGGCGCAGG GAGCAGAAGGAGGCTTTGCAAAAGGGTCTGGTCACCATGCAAGACGTCGAGATGGCAGTTGCGGATG ATATCCATTATGGAGAATCAG GGACTTCTTCTGAAGGTACAAACAACAAGACACCTATGAAATTTCCCATGAAGAAGGGTGGAAAGATTAAAATTAAAAAGCTAAAGCGCAAAG GTAAGAGCAGTAGAAAAGCCTCCAAAGCAACCACAGATACTCCGGCAGATGCTGCAGATGCCATGGTAGAGTGA
- the LOC131232931 gene encoding uncharacterized protein LOC131232931 isoform X2 produces the protein MAKFNVTHKHKRTQVAERKRVIHGDPTTGKLKNKSQPLSISGKRKRKLFKKWRREQKEALQKGLVTMQDVEMAVADGTSSEGTNNKTPMKFPMKKGGKIKIKKLKRKGKSSRKASKATTDTPADAADAMVE, from the exons ATGGCGAAATTCAACGTGACACACAAACATAAGCGAACTCAGGTCGCTGAGCGGAAGCGAGTGATTCATGGCGACCCCACCACTGGAAAGCTCAAGAACAAGTCCCAGCCTCTCTCCATCTCTGGCAAACGGAAGAGGAAGCTCTTCAAGAAATGGCGCAGG GAGCAGAAGGAGGCTTTGCAAAAGGGTCTGGTCACCATGCAAGACGTCGAGATGGCAGTTGCGGATG GGACTTCTTCTGAAGGTACAAACAACAAGACACCTATGAAATTTCCCATGAAGAAGGGTGGAAAGATTAAAATTAAAAAGCTAAAGCGCAAAG GTAAGAGCAGTAGAAAAGCCTCCAAAGCAACCACAGATACTCCGGCAGATGCTGCAGATGCCATGGTAGAGTGA
- the LOC131233338 gene encoding uncharacterized protein LOC131233338 — protein sequence MWLMLVGQLIVDPYLPIYHLKPTTICWKRGNIATSSSLFMATKGSLIEDLNFPMAQRDAAYLVEISDIGRISNLRSPYRQPLYNFIPSNKYQHMNVFGQTSIQYNSLD from the exons ATGTGGTTGATGCTTGTAGGGCAGCTAATTGTAGACCCTTatttgccaatctaccatttaaagccAACCACAATTTGCTGGAAGAGAG GGAACATCGCCACCAGTAGTTCCCTATTCATGGCAACAAAGGGGAGCTTAATCGAAGATCTCAATTTTCCGATGGCTCAAAG AGATGCCGCATACTTGGTGGAAATTTCAGATATAGGTCGAATCTCCAATCTCCGATCTCCCTATCGACAACCTCTCTACAATTTTATCCCTTCCAACAAATACCAACATATGAACGTATTTGGGCAAACTTCCATCCAATACAACAGCTTGGATTAG